A genomic window from Bacteroidales bacterium includes:
- a CDS encoding sodium:solute symporter, translated as MSATLIISIILAYFLLLLIISWFSGRGAGNDAFFLGERKSPWYVVAFGMIGASLSGVTFISVPGWVADSQFSYMQMVLGYLLGYAVIANLLMPLYYRLQLTSIYSYLEKRFGRSSYKTGASFFLLSRIIGASFRLFLVASVLQLTVFDTWNIPFYVTVMVTIGLIWLYTFRGGIKTIIWTDTLQTFSMLTAVVVSILLITRHMDLSLGEMIGRVVAGGDAKIWILDDWHRENHFFKHFLSGAFITIVMTGLDQDMMQKNLSCRNIREAKKNMYLMSISLVPVNLVFLFLGAVLIQFAQFSGMAIPETTDHFFPVVATGGYLPQVVGVFFIVGLVAAAYSSADSALTALTTSFTVDILEAQKWEDGKLTRTRRTVHLAISVILGLVIMLFRAINDESVISAIFRVAGYTYGPLLGLYAFGLFTRLQVRDRLVPLLAILSPLFSFLLSHYSEQLFRAYQFGFELLIVNGAIMFGALLLTSRKTTKQSGR; from the coding sequence TTGTCAGCCACACTGATCATATCCATCATCCTTGCCTACTTTCTGCTGCTGCTGATCATCTCCTGGTTTTCGGGAAGGGGAGCCGGGAACGACGCCTTTTTCCTGGGCGAACGCAAATCTCCCTGGTATGTGGTGGCCTTCGGCATGATCGGGGCATCCCTTTCGGGAGTGACCTTTATTTCTGTACCGGGATGGGTGGCCGACAGCCAGTTTTCTTATATGCAGATGGTGCTGGGTTACCTGCTGGGTTATGCAGTGATAGCCAACCTGCTGATGCCGCTTTATTACCGTTTGCAGCTGACCAGTATTTACAGCTACCTGGAGAAGCGTTTTGGCAGGTCCTCTTATAAGACCGGGGCCTCTTTTTTCCTGCTCTCGCGTATTATAGGGGCCTCCTTTCGCCTCTTCCTGGTTGCCAGCGTCCTCCAGCTCACCGTATTTGATACCTGGAACATCCCCTTTTATGTGACGGTGATGGTGACCATCGGCCTGATCTGGCTGTACACCTTTCGCGGGGGGATCAAGACCATTATCTGGACCGATACCCTGCAGACCTTCAGCATGCTGACTGCCGTGGTGGTCTCCATTCTGCTGATCACCCGCCATATGGACCTTTCACTGGGAGAGATGATCGGGCGGGTGGTGGCCGGAGGGGATGCAAAGATCTGGATCCTTGATGACTGGCACAGGGAGAACCATTTTTTCAAGCACTTTCTGAGCGGTGCCTTTATCACCATCGTAATGACCGGACTGGATCAGGATATGATGCAGAAGAACCTGAGCTGCAGGAATATCCGGGAAGCCAAAAAGAACATGTACCTGATGAGTATCTCGCTGGTTCCGGTGAACCTGGTCTTTCTCTTTCTGGGGGCGGTCCTGATCCAGTTTGCACAGTTCAGCGGGATGGCCATACCTGAAACCACCGATCATTTCTTCCCCGTGGTGGCCACCGGAGGTTACCTGCCCCAGGTGGTAGGGGTTTTCTTTATCGTGGGACTGGTTGCCGCGGCCTACTCCAGTGCCGACTCGGCCCTGACTGCCCTGACCACCTCATTTACCGTGGATATCCTGGAGGCACAGAAGTGGGAGGACGGGAAGCTGACGCGCACACGCCGGACGGTGCATCTGGCCATCTCAGTGATTCTCGGGCTGGTGATCATGCTGTTCCGGGCCATCAACGACGAAAGTGTGATCTCGGCCATTTTCCGGGTGGCCGGATATACTTACGGCCCCCTGCTGGGCTTGTATGCCTTTGGTCTGTTCACCCGCCTGCAGGTACGAGACCGGCTGGTTCCCCTGCTCGCCATTCTGTCGCCCCTGTTTTCCTTCCTGCTGAGTCACTATTCGGAGCAGCTCTTCCGGGCTTACCAGTTTGGCTTTGAACTGCTGATAGTGAACGGTGCCATTATGTTCGGGGCATTGTTACTGACCAGCAGGAAAACCACAAAACAATCAGGCCGCTGA
- a CDS encoding M23 family metallopeptidase gives MFGKKYYINLETLRYERVKLTQKQRIRYLGLFSFGLISIAILMRFGFERIYPTPRQIIYEQENNTLRAEYAALNSELKEVEAQLADLQNRDDRFYRAILSLDPIPNSIRGVGTGGALRDQHLRNLREPGMVLDVSQRIDKISNKVRIQNSSLNAILEEAVEKQHFLACRPSINPISPADPYWLTSSYGYRNDPFTGQRTAHHGIDLAGPTGLDIHSSGAGTVVFAKMSLYGYGKEVLIDHGYGYTSRYAHLDDIFVKPGQELKRGEVIGTLGCTGRSTGPHLHYEIRKDGRAVNPTYFFYENLSRDEYSLLASNAGAPDNAYHSLALSQK, from the coding sequence ATGTTTGGTAAGAAGTATTATATAAATCTGGAAACACTTCGTTATGAGCGAGTTAAATTAACGCAAAAACAGCGTATCCGCTACCTGGGTCTTTTTTCATTCGGACTTATTTCCATCGCGATTTTGATGAGATTTGGTTTTGAGAGGATATACCCTACTCCCCGTCAGATTATTTATGAACAAGAAAATAACACTTTAAGGGCCGAATATGCTGCTCTGAATTCGGAGTTGAAGGAGGTGGAAGCTCAACTGGCCGACCTGCAAAACAGGGACGACCGCTTCTACAGGGCCATTCTGAGCCTGGATCCGATTCCTAATTCCATCCGCGGGGTGGGTACGGGGGGGGCGCTTCGTGATCAGCACCTGAGAAACCTGAGGGAACCAGGGATGGTCCTGGACGTTTCGCAGCGAATCGATAAGATCTCAAACAAGGTAAGAATCCAGAACTCCAGTCTGAATGCGATCCTGGAGGAGGCTGTGGAGAAGCAGCATTTTCTGGCATGCAGACCATCGATCAACCCCATTTCACCTGCAGATCCTTACTGGCTTACTTCCAGCTACGGATACCGGAACGATCCCTTCACCGGTCAGCGCACAGCACATCATGGAATTGACCTGGCAGGTCCCACCGGACTTGATATTCACAGCAGCGGAGCCGGAACGGTCGTATTTGCAAAGATGAGCCTGTACGGATACGGGAAAGAAGTGCTTATAGATCATGGTTACGGATATACTTCCCGTTATGCGCATCTGGATGACATCTTTGTGAAACCAGGGCAGGAACTGAAGCGGGGTGAAGTTATCGGGACCCTGGGCTGTACCGGACGATCGACCGGTCCGCACCTTCATTACGAAATCCGGAAGGACGGCAGGGCAGTAAATCCCACTTATTTCTTCTACGAAAATCTCTCCAGGGATGAGTATTCCCTCCTGGCTTCCAATGCAGGAGCTCCGGACAACGCATATCACTCCCTGGCGCTGAGCCAGAAATAA
- the lysA gene encoding diaminopimelate decarboxylase, which translates to MELKKNQYTIGGLSVTGLAEKYGSPLYIYDTEVMIRQYKRITGAFSGTRVKINYACKALTNINVLKLFRGLGSGLDAVSVQEVSLGLRAGFAPQDILYTPNCVSIEEIEEAVELGVRINIDNIAILEEFGNRHGASIPICVRINPHVLGGGHNKISTGHIDSKFGISIYQIPHVHRIVETNHMKVEGIHMHTGSDILDMETFLRASEIMFETAGEFRELEYVDFGSGFKVPYKADDVYTDVEALGQDLSKRFNRFCKEYGKELTLVFEPGKFLVSEAGYFVARVNVIKQTTSTVFAGLDTGLNHFIRPMFYDAYHEIINVSKPGGKTRIYTVVGYICETDTFGWNRKISEAAEGDYLLFKNAGAYCYAMASNYNSRFRPAEIMVHQGKDHLIREREDMEDLLRKQLEIDTL; encoded by the coding sequence ATGGAACTTAAGAAGAACCAGTATACCATAGGGGGGCTATCTGTTACCGGACTGGCAGAAAAGTACGGATCACCCCTCTACATCTATGATACGGAGGTAATGATCCGGCAGTACAAGCGGATCACAGGCGCTTTTTCCGGGACCAGGGTAAAGATCAATTACGCCTGTAAGGCGCTGACCAATATTAACGTGCTGAAACTATTCCGGGGACTGGGATCGGGGCTCGATGCTGTCTCCGTGCAGGAGGTTAGCCTGGGACTGAGAGCCGGATTTGCACCACAGGATATTCTTTACACCCCCAACTGCGTTTCCATTGAGGAGATCGAAGAAGCGGTGGAACTGGGAGTGCGGATCAATATCGATAACATAGCCATCCTGGAGGAGTTCGGGAACAGGCATGGTGCCAGTATTCCCATATGTGTCCGCATCAATCCCCATGTTCTTGGCGGGGGCCACAATAAAATCTCTACGGGTCATATTGACTCTAAGTTCGGCATCTCCATCTACCAGATACCCCATGTGCACCGTATTGTGGAGACAAATCACATGAAGGTGGAAGGGATCCATATGCACACAGGCTCGGACATTCTCGACATGGAGACCTTCCTGAGAGCCTCAGAGATCATGTTCGAGACCGCCGGGGAGTTCAGGGAACTCGAGTATGTCGATTTTGGGAGCGGATTCAAGGTGCCCTACAAGGCCGACGATGTATACACGGACGTGGAGGCCCTGGGGCAGGATTTGAGCAAACGCTTCAACCGCTTCTGCAAGGAGTACGGGAAAGAGCTTACCCTGGTCTTTGAACCGGGAAAATTCCTGGTCAGTGAGGCAGGCTATTTTGTAGCCCGCGTCAATGTGATCAAGCAAACCACCTCCACGGTATTTGCAGGGCTTGATACCGGCCTCAACCACTTTATCCGGCCCATGTTTTATGATGCCTATCATGAAATTATCAATGTAAGCAAACCGGGAGGGAAAACCAGGATATACACGGTGGTGGGATATATCTGTGAGACCGATACCTTCGGATGGAACCGTAAGATCAGTGAGGCCGCCGAGGGAGACTACCTGCTCTTTAAGAATGCCGGTGCGTACTGTTATGCCATGGCATCCAACTACAACTCCAGGTTCCGGCCTGCGGAAATAATGGTGCATCAGGGGAAGGACCACCTGATCAGGGAAAGAGAGGATATGGAGGACCTGCTCCGTAAGCAGCTCGAGATCGATACCCTGTAA
- the alaS gene encoding alanine--tRNA ligase, translated as MTSQEIRQAFLDFFKEKEHQILPSAPMVLKNDPTLMFTNAGMNQFKDYFLGTRKPSFQRVCDTQKCLRVAGKHNDLEEVGHDTYHHTMFEMLGNWSFGDYFKKEAIGWAWEFLTERMKLKSDRIFVTVFEGDPLDGVDRDQEAFDYWRELLPSNRILNGSKKDNFWEMGDTGPCGPCSEIHLDLRDEADRKKVPGVELVNRNHPLVIEIWNLVFIQFNRKAGGELENLPEKHVDTGMGFERLCMAIQQKKSNYDTDLFQALIGEIARLSGTPYGSDPSSDVAMRVVADHLRAISFSIADGQLPSNNKAGYVIRRILRRAVRYGFTYLGQKEAFMHTLIPTLVQTMGKAFPELDAQQELIMRVIREEELSFLSTLETGIGLLDRLVETAKAGQSNIIHGKEAFTLYDTFGFPLDLTQLILSEKGMKVNLEEFQVEMEKQKSRSRKAAETESGDWTILLEDKNEEFVGYDRLSTEVKISRYRKVLVQKKEQYHLVFNITPFYAESGGQVGDRGFIENEREKVEIIDTRKENELIIHVSKKLPEDPAASFIAKVDLARRTRVANNHTATHLMHHALREVLGEHVEQKGSLVEPDYLRFDFSHFQKVSDEELRRVEHLVNRMIRQNSSMEEHRAVPKSKAEEMGALALFGEKYGDAVRVIKFGESVELCGGTHVAATGQIGIFRIFRESSVAAGIRRIEAFTGEAAERYLDEHVEIVRQIAENFENQKDVVRAVRSVLSEHGELVRQVGKFQKNMLGILARNLEDRRKRIGDISLVTSRVELDNPGLLRDLAFQVRSRHPGICLILGAEIDGKAHLAFMLSEVATESYGLNASTLIREVAGEIRGGGGGQPFFATAGGKNPSGIDKALSRADKIIREAVG; from the coding sequence ATGACATCGCAGGAGATCAGACAGGCATTTTTGGATTTTTTTAAGGAGAAAGAACACCAGATTCTGCCCTCCGCCCCCATGGTTCTGAAGAACGATCCAACGCTGATGTTTACCAATGCGGGGATGAACCAGTTCAAGGACTATTTCCTGGGAACCCGCAAGCCCTCCTTCCAAAGGGTATGCGACACCCAAAAATGCCTGCGGGTAGCCGGCAAGCACAACGACCTGGAGGAGGTAGGTCACGATACCTATCATCATACCATGTTTGAGATGCTGGGCAACTGGTCCTTTGGGGACTATTTCAAAAAAGAAGCCATTGGCTGGGCCTGGGAGTTTCTTACCGAACGTATGAAGCTGAAGAGCGACCGTATCTTCGTCACTGTATTCGAAGGCGATCCCCTGGACGGGGTCGATCGCGATCAGGAAGCCTTTGATTACTGGAGGGAGCTGCTTCCTTCCAATCGGATTCTGAATGGCTCCAAGAAAGATAACTTCTGGGAGATGGGCGATACCGGACCCTGCGGACCCTGTTCCGAGATTCATCTGGACCTGCGCGATGAAGCAGACCGGAAAAAGGTGCCGGGCGTGGAACTGGTCAACCGCAACCATCCCCTGGTAATCGAGATCTGGAACCTGGTTTTCATCCAGTTCAACCGGAAAGCCGGCGGAGAGCTGGAGAACCTCCCTGAAAAGCACGTCGACACCGGGATGGGCTTTGAAAGGCTCTGCATGGCCATCCAGCAAAAAAAATCCAATTACGATACCGACCTCTTTCAGGCTCTTATCGGGGAGATCGCCAGGCTCTCCGGCACTCCGTACGGTTCGGATCCATCCTCCGATGTGGCCATGCGGGTGGTGGCCGACCACCTGAGGGCCATTTCCTTCTCCATTGCCGATGGCCAGCTTCCCTCGAACAACAAGGCAGGTTACGTAATCCGCCGGATCCTGCGCAGGGCCGTCCGTTACGGCTTTACCTATCTGGGGCAGAAGGAAGCCTTTATGCACACCCTGATCCCCACCCTGGTTCAAACTATGGGGAAGGCTTTCCCTGAGCTGGACGCCCAGCAAGAGCTGATCATGCGTGTTATCAGAGAGGAGGAACTCTCCTTTCTCTCCACCCTGGAAACCGGCATAGGCCTTCTGGACCGGCTCGTGGAGACAGCAAAGGCCGGACAGAGCAATATCATTCATGGAAAAGAGGCCTTTACACTCTACGACACCTTTGGATTTCCGCTGGATCTGACCCAGCTGATCCTCAGCGAGAAGGGTATGAAAGTAAACCTGGAGGAATTCCAGGTCGAAATGGAGAAACAGAAAAGCCGTTCCAGGAAAGCGGCCGAAACAGAGTCGGGCGACTGGACGATACTTCTGGAGGATAAAAACGAAGAGTTCGTGGGCTATGACCGGCTTTCCACAGAGGTGAAAATCAGCCGCTACCGCAAGGTGCTTGTCCAGAAGAAGGAACAATACCACCTGGTTTTTAACATCACCCCTTTTTATGCCGAAAGCGGCGGACAGGTGGGCGACCGGGGATTCATCGAAAATGAAAGGGAGAAGGTGGAGATCATCGATACCCGGAAGGAAAATGAACTGATCATTCATGTGAGCAAAAAGCTGCCGGAAGATCCGGCAGCCAGCTTTATCGCTAAAGTTGACCTGGCTCGCAGAACCCGGGTGGCCAACAATCATACGGCCACCCACCTGATGCACCATGCGCTCAGGGAGGTCCTGGGCGAACATGTGGAGCAGAAAGGCTCCCTGGTCGAACCGGATTACCTTCGTTTTGATTTCAGCCATTTTCAAAAGGTGAGTGATGAGGAACTCCGCAGGGTGGAGCATCTGGTCAACCGGATGATCCGCCAAAACAGCAGCATGGAGGAGCATCGGGCGGTTCCCAAAAGTAAAGCAGAGGAGATGGGGGCCCTGGCACTCTTTGGCGAAAAATACGGGGATGCCGTCCGGGTCATTAAATTCGGGGAATCGGTGGAACTCTGTGGAGGAACCCATGTGGCTGCCACCGGACAGATCGGGATCTTCCGGATCTTCCGGGAATCCTCCGTTGCTGCCGGCATCCGGCGCATCGAGGCCTTTACCGGCGAGGCGGCTGAACGCTACCTGGACGAACATGTGGAGATCGTCAGGCAGATCGCTGAAAATTTTGAGAATCAGAAGGACGTGGTCAGGGCAGTCAGATCTGTACTCAGTGAGCACGGCGAACTGGTCAGACAGGTGGGTAAATTCCAGAAAAACATGCTGGGTATCCTCGCCAGGAACCTGGAAGACCGCAGGAAACGAATCGGGGATATTTCCCTGGTCACCTCCCGGGTCGAGCTGGACAACCCGGGTCTTCTGCGCGACCTGGCCTTCCAGGTGCGCTCCAGGCACCCCGGGATATGCCTGATCCTGGGTGCGGAAATTGACGGAAAGGCGCACCTGGCCTTTATGCTTTCTGAGGTGGCCACAGAGTCCTACGGTCTGAATGCCTCCACCCTGATCCGGGAGGTGGCCGGAGAGATCCGGGGCGGTGGCGGCGGTCAGCCCTTTTTTGCCACCGCCGGAGGGAAAAATCCCTCAGGAATCGATAAGGCCCTGAGCCGGGCTGATAAAATTATCAGGGAAGCTGTCGGGTAA
- the recR gene encoding recombination mediator RecR produces MKIIYAIFEASMQNYSSKLLEEAVDEFATLPGIGRKTALRLVLHLLKQDDKDVEHFGRTILRMKEEILTCRECHNISDSEVCYICSDPYRDKQTICVVESIRDVMSIENTQQFTGVYHVLGGIISPMDGIGPADLTIDSLEQKVKSGGRKEVILALSTTMEGDTTNFYIYRRLQEYPLTITTLARGLAIGDDLEYADEVTLGRSLLNRTSFEETFKHSKHGT; encoded by the coding sequence ATGAAAATTATATATGCTATTTTTGAGGCATCTATGCAAAACTATTCGTCAAAACTACTGGAAGAAGCGGTAGATGAGTTTGCCACACTCCCGGGGATCGGAAGAAAAACCGCCCTCAGGCTCGTACTGCACCTGCTAAAGCAGGATGACAAAGATGTGGAGCATTTTGGTCGTACCATCCTCCGGATGAAGGAGGAGATTCTCACCTGCAGGGAGTGCCACAATATTTCGGACAGCGAAGTATGTTACATCTGTTCAGATCCTTACCGGGACAAACAGACCATCTGCGTGGTAGAATCGATCCGCGATGTAATGTCCATTGAGAATACCCAGCAGTTTACCGGGGTCTACCACGTGCTGGGGGGGATCATCTCCCCCATGGATGGCATTGGTCCGGCCGATCTGACCATTGATTCGCTGGAGCAGAAAGTAAAATCGGGCGGACGCAAAGAGGTCATTCTGGCCCTCAGCACCACCATGGAAGGCGATACGACCAATTTTTATATTTACCGCAGGCTCCAGGAATACCCGCTTACGATCACCACGCTGGCCAGAGGGCTGGCCATCGGAGATGACCTGGAATATGCCGATGAGGTGACCCTGGGGCGTTCCCTCCTGAACCGGACCTCCTTTGAGGAGACCTTTAAACACAGCAAACATGGAACTTAA
- a CDS encoding M23 family metallopeptidase has translation MERFRFNPQTLSYQKIEFSQRQKFVRFLVFLGLTLSISAAFLFFRDFFISSPRTENLEAKQQKITYELSLMNRDFASYEQKLDQMAFNDDHIYRVYFEVRPWAIRSVGVGGSEKYSWLEQQKYEDLLRETYMNIDQIERKLVMQSTSFDEVIDLAWDKEEWMAARPAIQPIGMKDLVRFGSSFGTRMHPILKVVRPHEGIDLTAPRGTNIYATADGEVLQAGYRAGGFGKKVLIDHGFGFRTVYGHCDEVLVEVGQKVKRGEVIARVGSTGLSKSPHLHYEVHVNGRPVDPINYYTNDLSAKEFEKMIDMLSQADPSFDIN, from the coding sequence ATGGAGAGATTCCGGTTTAACCCTCAAACACTAAGCTACCAGAAGATCGAATTCAGCCAGAGGCAAAAATTTGTGCGTTTCCTGGTTTTTTTAGGGTTAACTCTCTCTATATCTGCAGCATTTCTGTTTTTCAGGGACTTTTTTATAAGCTCTCCCCGAACAGAAAACCTGGAGGCCAAGCAGCAGAAAATCACCTATGAACTAAGCCTGATGAACAGGGATTTTGCAAGTTATGAGCAAAAACTTGATCAAATGGCTTTTAATGACGACCATATTTACCGGGTATATTTTGAGGTCCGGCCCTGGGCTATCCGGAGCGTGGGTGTGGGGGGATCGGAAAAATACAGTTGGCTGGAGCAGCAAAAATATGAAGATCTTCTCCGGGAGACCTATATGAACATAGATCAGATCGAGCGTAAGCTGGTGATGCAGTCCACCTCCTTTGATGAAGTCATTGACCTGGCCTGGGACAAGGAGGAGTGGATGGCAGCGCGACCGGCAATTCAGCCTATCGGGATGAAGGATCTGGTTCGCTTCGGATCTTCTTTCGGAACACGAATGCATCCCATACTGAAGGTGGTCAGGCCCCATGAAGGCATCGATCTGACTGCGCCGAGGGGAACCAATATCTATGCCACTGCAGACGGAGAGGTGCTCCAGGCGGGGTACCGGGCAGGCGGCTTCGGGAAAAAGGTATTGATTGATCATGGATTTGGATTCCGCACCGTCTATGGTCACTGCGATGAAGTTCTCGTGGAGGTCGGACAGAAGGTTAAGCGGGGTGAGGTAATTGCCAGGGTAGGGAGCACAGGGCTCTCCAAGTCGCCCCATCTCCATTACGAGGTTCATGTGAACGGACGCCCGGTGGATCCGATTAACTATTATACCAACGATCTTTCGGCCAAAGAGTTTGAGAAAATGATTGACATGCTCTCCCAGGCTGATCCCTCCTTTGATATTAACTGA
- a CDS encoding CapA family protein, which produces MRLVFAGLMVLLVFTLQAQKPGPVFLPRPTPDYWIQDSLALHPEEESLADTIPPELAAPALSDSMLWSYLYLEDSLREGSLTIIGTGDIMLGTNYPSESYLPPGADCSPILRPVHEVLQSGDLLFGNLEGVFCPQGGSPKKCRNLSQCYVFRMPEHFLSCIVHAGYDVLSVANNHVNDFGPAGRASTAALLDSAGLAFAGFVGYPWTLFEKEGVVYGFAAFAPNKGTMDLKDYDRAAEITAMLDSLADVVIISFHGGAEGKDHQHVVRGDEEYLGYNRGSVYHFAHRVVDAGADVVFGHGPHVTRAVELYKDRLICYSLGNFATYRRFNLSGPNGIAPIIKVTVDREGGFLQGEVVSIYQPGEGGPRIDPSARALARLRELSEADFPEQELVVDSDGILWKND; this is translated from the coding sequence ATGAGGCTGGTGTTTGCAGGTTTAATGGTCTTACTGGTGTTCACCCTGCAGGCGCAAAAGCCCGGGCCGGTCTTTCTTCCCCGTCCCACCCCGGATTACTGGATTCAGGACAGTCTGGCCCTTCACCCTGAAGAAGAGTCTCTGGCCGATACCATTCCCCCGGAACTTGCTGCCCCGGCCCTGAGCGATTCCATGCTCTGGAGTTATCTCTACCTGGAAGACTCGCTCCGCGAGGGCTCCCTGACCATTATCGGAACAGGGGATATTATGCTGGGGACAAACTATCCATCAGAGAGTTATCTTCCCCCGGGAGCCGACTGCAGCCCCATTCTCAGGCCGGTGCATGAAGTTCTTCAGTCGGGCGACCTGCTTTTCGGAAACCTGGAGGGGGTATTCTGTCCACAGGGAGGCAGCCCGAAAAAATGCAGGAACCTGAGTCAGTGCTATGTGTTCCGGATGCCGGAACACTTCTTATCCTGTATCGTGCATGCGGGCTATGATGTGCTGAGTGTGGCTAATAATCATGTGAACGATTTCGGACCGGCGGGCAGAGCATCCACCGCCGCATTGCTTGATTCGGCAGGCCTTGCTTTTGCCGGATTTGTAGGTTATCCATGGACCCTGTTTGAAAAGGAGGGGGTCGTATATGGATTTGCTGCTTTTGCTCCCAACAAGGGCACCATGGACCTGAAGGATTATGACAGGGCCGCTGAAATTACAGCCATGCTGGATTCTCTGGCCGATGTGGTGATTATCTCTTTTCACGGAGGCGCGGAGGGAAAAGATCACCAGCATGTGGTACGGGGTGACGAGGAGTACCTGGGGTACAACCGGGGCAGTGTATACCACTTTGCACACCGGGTGGTGGATGCGGGTGCCGATGTGGTATTCGGGCACGGACCGCATGTGACCAGGGCGGTGGAGCTCTACAAAGACCGTTTGATTTGTTACAGCCTCGGGAATTTTGCCACCTACAGGCGATTTAACCTCAGCGGGCCCAACGGAATCGCCCCCATTATAAAGGTCACTGTGGACCGGGAGGGTGGATTTCTGCAGGGAGAGGTGGTCTCCATCTACCAGCCTGGAGAGGGTGGACCAAGAATTGATCCGTCTGCCAGGGCTCTGGCAAGACTCAGGGAGCTGAGCGAAGCTGATTTTCCTGAACAGGAGCTGGTGGTGGACAGTGATGGAATTCTCTGGAAAAATGATTAA
- a CDS encoding M23 family metallopeptidase — translation MEHSKFKFNPENLDYRKLDDSLGARIWRFVIYMAAIVVIAVLLNVVYSLFFDTPRERQIRRENEMLLEQYEALSERKQMVDTVIQEVEQIDKDIYRVIFETEPVQTAGNQLTGLDYQKLLKTPDKEIVHHSARKLDSLMLHLKQSKTQYDILMIRGEKQLEMLPFIPAIQPIENQDLTLIASGFGNRIHPIYKIFKMHNGIDFSAPVGTPVFAAADGQVESAVRSERGLGNQIRIEHDFGYSTFYACLDELMVRQGARVKRGDQIGTVGDSGLSVAPHLHYEVHLNGEPMNPINYFFLDLTPEKYDRAIVISMMSGQSFD, via the coding sequence ATGGAGCATTCGAAGTTTAAATTCAACCCGGAAAATCTGGATTACAGGAAGCTGGATGACAGTCTGGGAGCCCGTATATGGCGTTTTGTTATCTATATGGCAGCCATAGTGGTGATTGCCGTGCTCCTGAATGTAGTCTATTCACTCTTTTTTGATACTCCAAGGGAGCGGCAGATCCGGAGAGAGAACGAAATGCTCCTGGAACAGTATGAGGCACTCAGTGAGAGAAAGCAGATGGTGGATACGGTCATCCAGGAAGTGGAGCAGATTGACAAGGATATTTACCGGGTGATCTTCGAAACAGAACCTGTACAGACAGCCGGTAACCAGCTTACAGGCCTGGACTATCAGAAACTGCTGAAGACCCCGGATAAAGAGATTGTTCACCATTCGGCCCGGAAACTGGATTCCCTGATGCTTCATCTGAAACAAAGCAAAACGCAGTACGATATCCTGATGATCAGGGGAGAGAAGCAGTTGGAGATGCTTCCTTTCATTCCGGCCATTCAGCCCATCGAGAATCAGGACCTGACCCTCATCGCCTCAGGATTTGGTAATCGCATCCATCCCATCTATAAGATTTTCAAGATGCACAACGGGATCGATTTTTCTGCCCCGGTGGGGACTCCTGTATTTGCTGCTGCGGATGGCCAGGTAGAGTCGGCTGTCCGCTCAGAACGCGGACTTGGAAACCAGATACGGATTGAACACGACTTTGGCTACAGCACCTTCTATGCCTGTCTGGACGAATTGATGGTGAGGCAGGGGGCCCGGGTAAAGCGGGGCGATCAGATCGGAACAGTGGGCGATTCGGGACTGAGCGTGGCCCCCCACCTTCATTATGAAGTACATCTGAATGGTGAGCCCATGAATCCCATTAACTACTTTTTTCTGGATCTGACCCCGGAAAAATATGACCGGGCGATCGTTATTTCGATGATGTCGGGCCAGTCTTTTGATTAA